The genomic window ATTTAATCTTGCAAGAGCTAGAGAAGCCTCAATACCAGCATGTCCTCCTCCAATCACAATAGCATCAAAATCCATATCTATTTTCCTAAACAAAAATTCTTAAACATATTGTTAAGTACATCCTCACTAGTAACCTCACCTGTTATTTCTCCTAAAAGATTAATCACCTCATAAACGTCAAATGCCAACATATCATAGCTTATATCTTGTTCTATTTTATTTAACAACTCAATAATTAAAGTATAAGCCTTCTTTAAAAGTTCTACCTGACGACTTGATGATACGATAACATCATAAGCATTAATATCAATATAATCAAAACATGTCAATGACCTTATCTTATCATAAAGAGAATCTATGCCAAATAAAGTCTTGGTACTAATCTTAACTAAATTTGATGAATTGATATTACCTGAATTAAAAAAATCAACTGTCTGGCTATCTTGTTCTAAATCCATCTTATTTAAAACAAAAAGCACTTTAGAATGTCCCATATAAGAATCAATAAATTTTAAATCGTCATTTGTTAATCTTGCACTTAAGTCAATAACATAAAGAACTAAAGATGCTTCCTTGATTAAAGAATTACTCCTAACTATACCCAACTGCTCAACAAAATCACTAGTCTCCCTAAGTCCTGCTGTATCAAAAACGTTAAATAAAATACCATCAAGTTCAAAACTTGCTTGAATGTAATCTCTTGTAGTACCAGCATAAGAAGAAACTATAGCCCTATCTTCTTTCAGTAACAAATTAAAAAGAGAAGATTTCCCAACATTAACAGAACCTGCCAACACCAATGTAATTCCGTGATCTAACTTCCTTGCAGTATCATAAGAATCAATCAACCTCTTAAGTTCATCTCTGCTTTTTGAAATAACATCAAAAGGAATAACAACCTCATATTCATCGGTTTCATAATCAAGATGAACACTAAGTGCTGAGAGAAAATTTAAAATATCTTTTTTGATCAAATCAATCTTAGTAAACAAAGAACCTGAAAGGTTATTAACAGCAAGAGCATGAGTTTTATTGGTTTTAGCAGAAATTAACTCATTTACTGCCTCTGCTTTAGTTAGATCAAGTTTTCCAGCCAAAAAAGAACGAAGAGTAAACTCACCAGGCTCAGCCATTCTAAATCCCACTTTTAAAAAGAAATCTATAATCCTCTTTATACCAATAAGAGAGCCATGAGCCATAACCTCTATTGAATCTTGACCTGTAAAACTTTTGGGGGCTCTATAAAGGCAAACAACAACTTCATCTAATTTTTCACAAGTTTCTTTATCTATTATATATCCATAATGAATCGTATGACCAGGTGCCTCAAGCAGTCGCTTAGGATCTGAGAATATCTTAGAAAATTTATCAATTGAAGAAACTCCACTACTACGAATCACACACAAAGCACTACTAAGAAAAGGTGTAGCAAGTGCAACAATATCATCTTCTCTTTGAAAAAGCTTGCTCATAGACTATAAAAATTATAACATAGCATAAATGGCAAAGACTAACAATAAAAGGAAAAATTCAAAAACACAATACACAACACAATATATAAGATAAACAACTAATTTGTAAATATTATAAATTTCACTTATAATTTGTTCTATAAAGATGAAAATTAAATTAGAAACTGAATTGAAAAATACGCTACAAGAAGAAGTTTTTTTAGTAGAAAAAATATATGATATGTACCTCAATATAAAAAAATATCTTGATGAAAAAAATGAAATGATGTTTAAAGAAACAATAAATAAAACGAACATCTATCTTCACAAATTTAAAGATATAGAGAAAAAGAGAGATGAAATTTGGAAAGAATTTACAGATCATGAAAAATTTAAATCAACTTACATGGCTATAGAAAAACTGTGTTCGGTCTATAAAAAAGAAATATATAATTATTTTCATCGATTAAGAATAGGGGTATTGAATATTCAAAACCTAAATTACTTAATATCAAGCTACGCAGAAACATCACTTGACATTTTAGATCTAATTTTTAAAGATGCTCAAGAAAGTGTAGAAAATATCACCTATAAAAACCCTTATGGGCCAAAAAGCGGAAACTTAAATGAAGCATCCGTTTTAATAAACAAAAAACTTTAATTACTCAAGGAGTTTAAAATGGATTCAACATTCTCAGGAATAGAAATTGGAAAGAAAAGTTTATTTGCACACAAAGATGCTATGAACACAATTGGTCACAACCTAACTAACACCTCAAAACCCGGGTATTCAAGACAGAGAGTTATAATGAAAACTGAAATGCCAATTTATGCTCCTCAATTAAATAGAGCAAACAAAGCCGGTCAACTGGGTCAAGGAATGATGGTGCAATCCATAGAGCGAATAAGAGATGATTTACTTGACATAAGAATAGCTGAAGAATCGCATCGTCTTGGCTATTGGAATTCGAAAGATAAATTTATTTCTCTGCTTGAAAACATATATAATGAACCTGAAGACCAATCAATCAGAAAAAGATTAAATGATTTCTGGGATAGCTGGCAAGATTTATCAAGACAGCCTCAAGGATTGGCTGAAAGAAATATTACCTTAGAACGCGGACAAGCTTTCGCAGAAATAGTAAGAAGTAGATTCCACTCTCTTAATCGAATATACACAATGGCAAATGATGAGGTAAAAATTACAATTGAAGAGATAAATAACTATCTTAGAAATATCAGTGATCTCAATAGGCAAATTGCAAAAGCAATCGCCATGAAAGATCAGCCAAATGATTTAATGGATGAACGAGATTTAATAGTTGATAAACTAAGCAATTTAATTAGTATCTCCATAGAAAATAAGCGCGATCCCAATGAATTTTTAATTCACACAGAAGGTAAACATCTCATTCAAGGTGCAATCGCAAATGAATTCATATTGGAAGCAGCCAATGGGCCCACAAGAACCAAATGGAATATTTTATGGAATAATAGAGAACCTGCCAATATTAATACGGGAAAACTAGGAGCTCTTATTAATGTAAGAGATAACGAAATTAAAAACGAGATTAATGAAATAGATAACATGGCAATTAATATCACAGAGCTTGTAA from Borrelia hermsii DAH includes these protein-coding regions:
- the mnmE gene encoding tRNA uridine-5-carboxymethylaminomethyl(34) synthesis GTPase MnmE, which encodes MSKLFQREDDIVALATPFLSSALCVIRSSGVSSIDKFSKIFSDPKRLLEAPGHTIHYGYIIDKETCEKLDEVVVCLYRAPKSFTGQDSIEVMAHGSLIGIKRIIDFFLKVGFRMAEPGEFTLRSFLAGKLDLTKAEAVNELISAKTNKTHALAVNNLSGSLFTKIDLIKKDILNFLSALSVHLDYETDEYEVVIPFDVISKSRDELKRLIDSYDTARKLDHGITLVLAGSVNVGKSSLFNLLLKEDRAIVSSYAGTTRDYIQASFELDGILFNVFDTAGLRETSDFVEQLGIVRSNSLIKEASLVLYVIDLSARLTNDDLKFIDSYMGHSKVLFVLNKMDLEQDSQTVDFFNSGNINSSNLVKISTKTLFGIDSLYDKIRSLTCFDYIDINAYDVIVSSSRQVELLKKAYTLIIELLNKIEQDISYDMLAFDVYEVINLLGEITGEVTSEDVLNNMFKNFCLGK